Proteins from a single region of Cydia pomonella isolate Wapato2018A chromosome 13, ilCydPomo1, whole genome shotgun sequence:
- the LOC133524358 gene encoding uncharacterized protein LOC133524358 translates to MESTTPKKLKSPILKTSPGTGFNPKTSISCSDVPESLLEPAAAKKHFSKFGKVQRIRLVTKKQMCIVEYDQPSSMERAVLNAGAYDGFMFDVTRFKPRVRRKSRREDDPDWVPDSDVEEELSAMGGAPTYVTRQSRMDVSQEASKPTILSRVITHSPSSKGDSPVRKAESPIRKGNSPMRKKVPVREKPVTIQPKSGIESPVILSTTQTTLSTTEAAAELHQLRYKVSSTPDEQWRILDARDRILRAWGGAGGRIKVGGATIGTCPDMCPEKERLHRQAEHQVMSLETTADCDYKLETWRAVKQYSRSSADQEIPMCYELRPAVVLERTCAYMLSEIADTTRQVTLADWFHFMWDRFRGIRKDITQQALCCAESIRLVEMCARFHAHCAARLADLEHTQFDQKLNTDNLTKCLQTLKHMYGDVGPEDKPREAEFRGYIALLNLGDANFWWEIKHLPVDIQKSEAITFAIKVFNALDNNNYVRFFRLVKEEASYLQACILLRYFNDVRARALARIVKAFAPRGGSRYPAEELMNALAFESVDRMKAFVNHYGLRFAKNDEELTVILDRNQFIEDSDPFPVARAPHLIESKRQCKVGAVIAGGQVPVVDFGRNLPYSSFNKDGTLKEEALTAQDQGYNTNNDSNKDVQSLRAEIQRQAQGGISNAITDRSLEIKSNVFAKPEVKSLSPGKPLNFGSPQINNTSGSGKALFSFKPAIPVAPADIINNSPEKSPGFIFSKPQEDNSTLFGMLAGSSGNKNIFGKATNDTNNQNKSGQNAFMESKPTGTLFQKPDVKPSVFGQLVNENKQDSKKLFDGSVSGNLFSKKDEPSAVFGNQNVLGSKHIFASAKDNLFGKPDTAGQTVTGSIFGKPSTQTPASVFGALNTDKLFSEKNVNNTKSLFTANGESHAISPGSLFKSAVKTEQNTEEKAYSIFQSKNKFNSVATNLFSSANKHNGEVFDFNDDAQKQLEEQRLHELKMKEEDMTRLEQIRKEEELRQELKRQEEKRRQEELKRQQDELRRIEEERKEKERKEEEKRKQEELKRRLEEEERKRAEEARIAKLKRKAEEERLFILRVDKDSTEITEELADEINKETVIDMMKDEFRKLDELMKFAGVVNEQIVTELCSEICNGEMLAENIWTNKLMKKWFHIWRKNYIRNIKRRSLLEDTPVWLTNRTPIQEASCLKRMVENAALKNMNAIHKGYKFSGKLPQLPTPETLNLMELIRSPILKRMKQINYSYDKGLFWKVTLVSPSTPFMCRKIHVEDWILNSFSDKKEHEVSSSLIYVGKETWNKLLDIAISVSLTEKSKNSCNEAIEGSNGLIFYITEKDVDIISTIEDILKTKYLYQVIPVALIMPEKPNHELEPFLSQCIKNKIISVYKIFVVDPNNLYDSLKMTSKSALKWLARNHPHVPPLEIDNVKSICERYLGNEIWFQLRRIKDTRLDTVMKNLPKLVQCYNISVEKLTQVITEEDLFNYPLFPLELKKYLNTETLYPKPYEFITSNSATSENIVSIKNMMKHLKLPTPTGEYQTVSVDNMQEQIYKYCTQIGWFQHPEKSTREITLFQLSDILRMPHENFKVYFEQFDLASFLNLIVYERIYSLKDFDNRFAIYEKSKLVEFRNAQWLFDLDIICRLKHKAIEYVDDIDEFINVKRRKLALDSVEYLMIEDKDSTIVEESIREVDENITKYTDCKYEVDKLEEQIEEERKRSMDLEKLLRHALLDA, encoded by the exons gcATGGATGTCTCTCAAGAGGCAAGCAAGCCCACTATACTCTCAAGGGTAATCACACATTCACCTTCAAGTAAGGGAGATTCACCCGTAAGGAAAGCTGAGTCACCAATAAGAAAGGGTAATTCACCTATGAGGAAGAAAGTACCTGTCCGTGAAAAACCAGTGACAAT CCAACCAAAAAGTGGCATAGAGTCCCCAGTGATTTTATCTACAACCCAGACGACACTTAGCACAACAGAAGCTGCTGCTGAACTGCACCAATTGCGGTACAAGGTTTCTTCGACCCCGGATGAGCAGTGGCGGATACTGGATGCTCGAGACAG aATTTTGAGAGCATGGGGTGGCGCAGGAGGTCGAATAAAAGTAGGTGGAGCCACTATAGGCACATGCCCTGATATGTGCCCTGAAAAAGAACGCCTGCATAGACAAGCAGAGCATCAg GTAATGTCACTCGAAACCACTGCAGACTGCGACTACAAACTAGAGACATGGCGAGCCGTCAAGCAGTACAGCCGGAGCTCCGCCGACCAGGAGATCCCCATGTGCTACGAGCTCAGGCCGGCCGTCGTGCTCGAGCGGACCTGCGCTTATATGCTGTCTGAGATCGCTGACACTACAAGACAA GTTACTCTCGCAGATTGGTTCCACTTCATGTGGGACCGTTTTCGTGGAATACGGAAAGATATAACGCAGCAGGCTCTTTGTTGTGCGG AGTCCATCCGCTTGGTGGAGATGTGCGCGCGCTTCCACGCGCACTGCGCGGCGCGGCTGGCCGACCTGGAGCACACGCAGTTCGACCAGAAGCTCAACACCGACAACCTCACCAAGTGCCTGCAGACGCTCAAGCACATGTACGGAGACGTGGGCCCGGAGGACAAGCCGAGGGAGGCGGAGTTCCGCGGCTACATAGCGTTGCTCAACTTGGGTGATGCCAATTTTTGGTGGGAG ATAAAACACCTGCCAGTGGATATACAAAAATCGGAAGCCATCACATTTGCCATAAAAGTATTTAATGCGTTGGATAATAACAACTACGTCCGGTTTTTCCGCCTTGTCAAAGAAGAAGCGTCATACCTCCAGGCCTGTATTCTTCTAAGGTACTTCAACGACGTTCGCGCTAGAGCTTTAGCAAGAATTGTCAAGGCGTTCGCCCCGAGGGGTGGTTCGCGCTATCCGGCTGAAGAGTTAATGAATGCCCTCGCGTTTGAATCAGTTGACAGAATGAAAGCTTTTGTTAATCATTACGGTTTACGGTTTGCTAAAAATGACGAGGAGTTGACAGTTATACTCGACAGAAATCAATTTATAGAAGACAGTGACCCCTTCCCAGTCGCGCGTGCCCCACACCTCATTGAATCAAAGAGACAATGTAAAGTGGGCGCAGTTATTGCCGGAGGACAAGTACCTGTTGTAGACTTTGGAAGAAATCTTCCCTATTCAAGTTTTAACAAAGACGGTACTCTAAAAGAGGAAGCCTTAACTGCCCAAGATCAAGGATATAACACCAACAACGACAGTAATAAAGATGTCCAATCTCTAAGAGCAGAAATTCAGCGCCAAGCACAAGGTGGCATAAGTAACGCAATCACGGATAGAAGTTTAGAAATTAAGTCAAATGTTTTTGCTAAGCCTGAAGTAAAATCGCTAAGTCCCGGAAAACCTTTAAATTTCGGCAGTCCTCAAATCAACAACACTAGCGGAAGTGGTAAAGCATTATTTTCGTTTAAACCGGCTATACCGGTAGCTCCAGCGGATATTATTAATAACTCGCCTGAGAAAAGTCCCggttttatattttctaaaccCCAAGAAGATAATAGCACTTTGTTCGGCATGCTCGCGGGATCTAGTggaaataagaatatttttggaaaagcTACTAATGACACTAATAATCAAAATAAGAGTGGCCAAAATGCATTTATGGAGTCAAAACCCACTGGAACTCTATTTCAAAAGCCAGATGTCAAACCTTCTGTTTTTGGTCAATTAGTCAACGAAAATAAACAAGACAGCAAAAAGTTGTTTGATGGGTCTGTAAGTGGCaacttattttcaaagaaaGATGAACCAAGTGCTGTATTTGGTAACCAGAATGTGTTAGGaagtaaacatatatttgcaaGTGCCAAGGATAATCTTTTTGGCAAGCCTGATACTGCTGGGCAAACTGTTACAGGAAGTATATTTGGTAAACCTTCGACTCAAACACCAGCAAGTGTATTTGGGGCACTAAATACAGATAAATTATTTTCGGAGAAAAATGTTAATAACACGAAATCGTTATTTACTGCTAATGGAGAGTCGCATGCGATATCACCTGGAAGTCTATTTAAAAGCGCAGTGAAAACTGAACAGAACACAGAAGAAAAAGCATACTCAATattccaaagtaaaaataaattcaattcagTAGCTACAAACCTTTTTAGTTCAGCTAATAAACACAACGGCGAAGTATTTGATTTCAACGATGATGCTCAAAAACAGCTCGAAGAACAAAGGCTCCATGAACTTAAAATGAAAGAAGAGGATATGACAAGGTTAGAACAAATACGAAAGGAAGAAGAATTAAGACAAGAATTGAAAAGACAAGAAGAGAAGAGGCGCCAAGAAGAACTTAAAAGACAACAAGATGAGTTACGGCGAATTGAAGAAGAACGGAAAGAAAAAGAGCGTAAAGAAGAGGAGAAAAGAAAACAGGAAGAACTAAAGAGACgcttagaagaagaagaaagaaaaaggGCGGAAGAAGCTAGAATAGCTAAATTAAAACGAAAGGCAGAAGAAGAACGATTATTTATACTAAGAGTTGATAAAGATTCTACTGAAATAACAGAAGAACTTGCTGATGAAATCAACAAAGAAACTGTTATAGATATGATGAAAGATGAATTTAGAAAACTAGATGAATTAATGAAATTTGCGGGCGTTGTGAATGAACAGATTGTTACTGAATTGTGTTCAGAGATTTGTAATGGCGAAATGCTTGCAGAAAATATATGGACGAATAAATTGATGAAGAAATGGTTTCACATTTGGCGTAAAAATTACATTAGAAACATAAAAAGGAGAAGTTTATTAGAAGATACACCAGTTTGGCTTACAAATAGGACGCCAATTCAAGAGGCATCTTGTCTTAAACGTATGGTTGAAAATGCTGCTCTAAAGAATATGAATGCCATCCACAAAGGTTACAAATTTAGTGGAAAATTACCACAACTTCCAACACCCGAAACTCTCAATCTGATGGAATTAATCAGATCTCCCATTCTCAAGCGAATGAAACAGATAAATTATTCGTACGACAAAGGATTATTTTGGAAAGTTACTTTAGTATCTCCTAGTACTCCATTTATGTGCCGAAAAATCCATGTTGAAGATTGGATACTAAACTCCTTTAGCGATAAAAAAGAACATGAAGTATCAAGCAGTCTAATATATGTAGGGAAAGAAACCTGGAATAAGTTATTGGATATTGCAATATCTGTAAGTTTGACTGAAAAGAGTAAAAACAGCTGTAATGAAGCCATAGAGGGTAGCAACGGTCTTATTTTTTACATCACTGAAAAAGATGTTGACATAATATCCACTATTGAAGATATTTTAAAGACTAAATATCTGTACCAAGTTATTCCAGTCGCATTGATAATGCCCGAAAAACCTAATCATGAATTAGAACCGTTTCTATCACAAtgcattaaaaacaaaataatctctgtttataaaatatttgttgtaGATCCAAATAATTTATATGATTCACTGAAAATGACCTCAAAAAGTGCATTGAAGTGGTTGGCTCGAAACCATCCGCATGTGCCCCCACTTGAAATTGATAATGTAAAATCTATATGTGAGAGATATCTCGGAAATGAAATATGGTTTCAGTTAAGAAGAATAAAAGACACTCGTTTAGATACAGTTATGAAGAACTTGCCTAAACTAGTCcaatgttataatataagtgTGGAAAAATTGACTCAAGTTATTACTGAAGAAGATCTTTTCAACTACCCACTATTCCCATTAGAGCTGAAAAAGTATTTGAACACTGAAACATTATACCCAAAACCTTATGAATTCATTACAAGCAATTCTGCTACTTCCGAAAATATagtttctataaaaaatatgatgaaACACTTAAAATTGCCTACTCCGACAGGAGAGTATCAGACAGTTAGTGTCGACAATATGCAAgagcagatatataaatactgcACCCAAATTGGATGGTTTCAACACCCAGAAAAGAGCACACGTGAAATCACCTTATTTCAACTATCAGACATATTGAGAATGCCCCATGAAAATTTCAAAGTGTACTTTGAACAATTTGATTTGGCAAGTTTCCTGAATCTAATAGTATATGAAAGAATTTACAGTCTGAAAGACTTTGATAATCGGTTTGCTATATATGAGAAATCAAAATTAGTTGAGTTCCGCAATGCCCAGTGGTTATTTGATTTGGATATTATTTGTAGATTAAAACACAAAGCGATAGAATATGTAGATGACATAGACGAATTTATAAATGTGAAGCGCCGTAAACTTGCTTTGGATTCAGTAGAGTATCTCATGATTGAAGATAAAGACAGTACTATTGTAGAAGAGAGTATCAGGGAAGTTGACGAGAATATCACGAAATACACAGATTGTAAATACGAAGTTGACAAACTAGAGGAACAAATTgaagaagaaagaaaaaggTCTATGGATCTGGAGAAGTTACTAAGACACGCTTTGTTAGATGCATAG
- the LOC133524372 gene encoding zinc finger HIT domain-containing protein 3 → MSCVQCGEQSKYKCPKCRQPYCSVACCQKHRETPCEAPPKPDATESEVVKKEYEFPTEDTVPQEKLKLLEESADLKQCLANPHVRELLKVLDSSPYPDTLFQEYMQEPIFTEFVDACLKVVQPPEEDDQR, encoded by the exons ATGAGTTGTGTACAATGTGGAGAACAATCGAAATACAAATGTCCAAAGTGCAGACAACCTTA cTGCTCAGTAGCATGCTGCCAAAAACATAGGGAAACTCCATGCGAAGCTCCACCGAAACCAGATGCTACAGAATCAGAAGTGGTTAAAAAAGAATATGAGTTTCCTACTGAAGATACTGTGCCTCAGgaaaagttaaaattattgg AGGAATCAGCAGATTTAAAGCAGTGCTTAGCAAATCCACATGTGCGTGAACTATTGAAGGTTTTAGATAGCTCACCCTACCCCGATACATTATTTCAAGAATACATGCAAGAGCCCATCTTTACAGAATTTGTTGATGCATGCTTAAAAGTTGTACAACCCCCTGAAGAGGATGACCAAAGATGA